The following proteins are encoded in a genomic region of Planococcus lenghuensis:
- a CDS encoding carbohydrate ABC transporter permease — MQKKWNIRTEVLGVLLGILWLTPFYLMFVNSFKTKKEIFTDTTSLPEGWNIANYTEAFRELDFLQTLANSLLITVASVTLIIICSSMAAYSLSRAKSKISTVLFLAFVAAMLIPFQSVMIPLVTVFGNFEMLNRPGLVFMYLGFGASLSIFLYHGALNNISRSLDEAATVDGANRFQVFWFIIFPMLKPITVTVAILNIIWIWNDYLLPSLVINSPGSETLPLKMFFFFGEYTTQWHLALAGLALAILPVIIFYFFAQSAIIKGVSDGAVK, encoded by the coding sequence ATGCAGAAAAAATGGAATATCCGGACGGAAGTCCTGGGCGTCCTTCTCGGAATCCTGTGGCTGACTCCATTTTATCTAATGTTCGTCAATTCATTCAAAACAAAGAAAGAAATCTTTACTGATACGACCAGTTTGCCTGAAGGTTGGAATATAGCCAATTACACTGAAGCATTTCGAGAACTGGATTTTCTTCAGACCTTAGCCAATTCGCTGCTGATCACGGTAGCGAGTGTCACCTTGATCATTATCTGTTCATCCATGGCCGCTTATTCATTATCCCGGGCGAAAAGTAAGATCAGCACGGTGCTGTTTCTGGCGTTTGTAGCCGCGATGCTGATTCCATTTCAGTCAGTGATGATTCCGCTGGTCACAGTTTTTGGTAATTTTGAAATGTTGAACCGTCCGGGACTGGTGTTTATGTACCTTGGATTCGGAGCGAGCCTATCGATTTTCCTGTACCACGGTGCGCTGAATAACATCTCCAGATCACTTGACGAGGCGGCGACTGTGGACGGAGCGAATCGTTTTCAAGTGTTTTGGTTCATCATTTTTCCGATGCTGAAGCCGATTACAGTCACAGTGGCCATTCTGAATATTATCTGGATTTGGAACGATTATCTGCTTCCTTCGTTGGTCATCAATTCACCGGGCAGTGAAACGCTGCCATTGAAGATGTTCTTCTTCTTCGGTGAATACACAACGCAGTGGCATCTGGCGCTGGCCGGATTGGCACTCGCTATTCTTCCGGTTATTATCTTTTACTTTTTCGCTCAAAGTGCGATTATTAAGGGAGTATCGGATGGAGCTGTAAAATAA